In Nonomuraea sp. NBC_00507, the following are encoded in one genomic region:
- a CDS encoding HNH endonuclease family protein has translation MSTKDAIALLAGAVIVVSFVGTTKTPPATAASPLGNVSGTLPGLAPIVSDADKAKARDLIQRLRVKSLGPNTGYERTRYGENWADTATGVPYAGNGCRTRDDLLTRDGRDVTYREGSACEVVSMTLDDPYTGRTIFWHQDNADEVQVDHVVPLNYGWRMGAPRWPMSKRLDFAQDPLNLLPVDGEANEEKDASGPASWLPPQRRIRCAYVTRFAQVAFKYNVPVTAADKKTMLAQCR, from the coding sequence TTGAGCACGAAGGACGCCATCGCCCTTCTCGCGGGAGCCGTCATCGTCGTTTCCTTCGTCGGCACCACCAAGACCCCGCCGGCCACCGCCGCCAGCCCGCTGGGCAACGTCAGCGGCACGCTGCCGGGCCTGGCCCCCATCGTCTCCGACGCCGACAAGGCCAAGGCGCGCGACCTCATCCAGCGGCTGCGCGTCAAGAGCTTAGGTCCCAACACCGGCTACGAACGCACCCGGTACGGGGAGAACTGGGCCGACACGGCGACCGGCGTGCCGTACGCGGGCAACGGGTGCCGCACCCGCGACGACCTGCTGACCCGCGACGGCCGCGACGTGACGTACCGGGAGGGCTCGGCCTGCGAGGTCGTGTCGATGACCCTGGACGACCCCTACACGGGCAGGACCATCTTCTGGCACCAGGACAACGCCGACGAGGTGCAGGTCGACCACGTGGTGCCGCTGAACTACGGCTGGCGCATGGGCGCGCCGCGCTGGCCCATGTCCAAGCGGCTCGACTTCGCCCAGGACCCGCTCAACCTGCTGCCGGTCGACGGCGAGGCCAACGAGGAGAAGGACGCCTCCGGGCCGGCGAGCTGGCTGCCGCCGCAGCGGCGCATCCGCTGCGCGTACGTGACCCGCTTCGCGCAGGTCGCGTTCAAGTACAACGTGCCGGTCACCGCGGCCGACAAGAAGACGATGCTGGCGCAGTGCCGCTAA
- a CDS encoding MFS transporter translates to MEPRRFLRPMAGVLAAMAVSLTGTRVSAIALPWFVLTTTGSAVWTGVVAFAEMAPYVLVKALTGPLVDRMGPRRISWVADVVSALAAVAVVLLFMLGRLPLGVIIVAVAVIGAARGPGDLAKEVMVPEAAERGRVPLERATGLMGVTDRLASTVGPAVGGALVALLGSLGALGVSAVCFALGSMIVAVALPRGMGHRTQEREAREGYWRRFGQGFVFLRGEPMLRAMIVMVAVTNLLDAAYGQVLAPVWAKESGHGPAVLGLNNSVISLTAVGGSLVAAAIAHRMRRRPVFFVAFLLAGPPKFVILAADVPVPAVVVVLAVSGFCGGFLNPILSAISYERIPRHLLGRVNALGSSLAWAGIPLGGVLAGVAVAGAGVAPVLLICGVAYALTTTLTGLRPASRDMDRLRGHGPPVAEQRDVTEGSRSSGRPP, encoded by the coding sequence ATGGAGCCGCGCCGGTTCTTACGGCCGATGGCCGGAGTGCTGGCGGCCATGGCCGTGTCGCTGACCGGGACGCGGGTGTCGGCCATCGCGCTGCCCTGGTTCGTGCTGACGACCACTGGCAGCGCGGTGTGGACCGGGGTGGTGGCGTTCGCGGAGATGGCCCCGTACGTGCTGGTCAAGGCGTTGACGGGGCCGCTCGTCGACCGGATGGGACCGCGCCGGATCTCATGGGTCGCCGACGTCGTGAGCGCCTTGGCCGCCGTCGCGGTGGTTCTGCTGTTCATGCTCGGCCGGTTGCCGCTGGGCGTGATCATCGTGGCGGTCGCCGTGATCGGCGCGGCCCGCGGGCCGGGAGACCTGGCCAAGGAGGTCATGGTTCCGGAGGCGGCTGAGCGCGGGCGGGTGCCGCTGGAGCGGGCCACCGGGCTGATGGGTGTGACGGACCGGCTGGCCTCGACGGTGGGCCCCGCGGTGGGTGGCGCACTGGTGGCGCTGCTCGGCTCGCTGGGCGCCCTGGGCGTCAGCGCCGTCTGCTTCGCGCTCGGGTCGATGATCGTCGCGGTGGCGTTGCCGCGCGGCATGGGACATCGCACGCAGGAGCGGGAGGCGCGCGAGGGATACTGGCGGCGCTTCGGCCAGGGCTTCGTGTTCCTGCGCGGCGAGCCCATGCTGCGCGCGATGATCGTCATGGTCGCCGTCACCAACCTGTTGGACGCGGCCTACGGCCAGGTGCTCGCGCCCGTGTGGGCGAAGGAGTCCGGCCACGGGCCCGCCGTCCTCGGGTTGAACAACAGCGTGATCAGTCTGACCGCGGTCGGCGGCAGCCTGGTGGCCGCCGCGATCGCGCACCGGATGCGGCGCAGGCCGGTGTTCTTCGTGGCCTTCCTGCTGGCCGGGCCGCCGAAGTTCGTCATCCTGGCCGCGGACGTGCCGGTGCCGGCGGTGGTGGTGGTGCTCGCGGTGAGCGGGTTCTGCGGCGGGTTCCTGAACCCGATCCTGAGCGCGATCTCCTACGAGCGGATCCCCCGGCACCTGCTCGGCCGGGTGAACGCCCTGGGGAGCTCACTGGCGTGGGCCGGCATCCCGCTGGGCGGGGTGCTGGCGGGGGTGGCGGTGGCCGGCGCGGGGGTGGCGCCGGTGCTGCTGATCTGCGGCGTGGCCTACGCGCTCACCACGACCTTGACGGGATTGCGACCCGCCTCCCGCGACATGGACCGGCTCCGCGGCCATGGACCGCCTGTAGCGGAGCAGAGGGACGTCACCGAGGGGAGTCGATCCTCGGGTCGCCCTCCGTGA
- a CDS encoding isochorismate synthase has product MSVALGTIRPLPVRTTPVVDPGNLSAGLASLPSTAPYAWIRNGEGLVGWGEAARVAVPPGPGRFAWARQWLAGVFGDAHVDDAVRTPGSGPVAFGSFTFDEDADGSVLVVPQAVLARRDGHAWLTTIGEAPLQTFSPLRNPGRISYGDGSLSAPEWEHVVARAAQRIRDGELEKVVLARDLVATAERPIDVRLLLSRLARRYPECYTFSVAGLVGATPELLIRRTGQEIESLVLAGTTPRGTGPADDVARGAALLASAKDRHEHECAIASVRQTLAPLCSSLTTPDEPELLMLPNVQHLASHVSGRLADGASVLDVVAAMHPTAAVGGTPTDTAIKVIRELEGMDRAGYAGPVGWIDAHGDGEWGIALRSGLIQGRRARLFAGGGIMGDSDPAAELAEAQAKFRVMQYALEG; this is encoded by the coding sequence GTGAGTGTCGCGCTCGGAACAATCCGCCCGCTGCCGGTTCGCACCACCCCCGTGGTCGACCCCGGCAATCTGTCGGCTGGGCTAGCCTCTCTGCCAAGCACGGCGCCGTACGCCTGGATCAGGAACGGCGAGGGACTCGTCGGCTGGGGCGAGGCCGCCAGGGTCGCCGTGCCGCCGGGGCCGGGCAGGTTCGCCTGGGCACGGCAGTGGCTGGCCGGCGTGTTCGGCGACGCGCACGTCGACGACGCAGTCCGCACCCCCGGCTCGGGTCCCGTCGCCTTCGGCAGCTTCACCTTCGACGAGGACGCCGACGGCTCGGTCCTGGTCGTGCCGCAGGCGGTGCTCGCCCGCCGCGACGGCCACGCCTGGCTGACCACCATCGGGGAGGCGCCGCTGCAGACCTTCTCGCCCCTGCGCAACCCCGGCCGCATCAGCTACGGCGACGGCAGCCTCTCCGCCCCGGAGTGGGAGCATGTCGTGGCCCGCGCCGCCCAGCGCATCCGCGACGGCGAGCTGGAGAAGGTCGTGCTCGCCCGCGACCTCGTCGCCACCGCCGAACGCCCCATCGACGTGCGGCTGCTGCTCTCCCGGCTGGCCCGCCGCTACCCCGAGTGCTACACGTTCTCCGTCGCGGGCCTGGTCGGCGCCACCCCCGAGCTGCTGATCCGGCGCACCGGGCAGGAGATCGAGTCGCTCGTGCTGGCCGGCACGACCCCGCGCGGCACCGGACCGGCCGACGACGTCGCCCGCGGGGCCGCGCTGCTCGCCTCGGCGAAGGACCGGCACGAGCACGAATGCGCGATCGCCTCCGTCCGCCAGACCCTCGCCCCGCTGTGCTCATCGCTCACCACCCCGGACGAGCCCGAGCTGCTCATGCTGCCCAACGTCCAGCACCTGGCCAGCCACGTCAGCGGCCGGCTGGCCGACGGGGCGTCGGTGCTGGACGTGGTCGCCGCCATGCACCCCACCGCGGCCGTCGGCGGCACCCCGACCGACACCGCGATCAAGGTCATCCGCGAGCTGGAGGGCATGGACCGGGCCGGATACGCCGGGCCGGTCGGCTGGATCGACGCCCACGGCGACGGTGAGTGGGGCATCGCGCTGCGCTCGGGGCTCATCCAGGGCCGCCGCGCCCGCCTGTTCGCCGGCGGCGGCATCATGGGCGACTCCGACCCGGCCGCCGAGCTGGCCGAGGCGCAGGCCAAGTTCCGCGTCATGCAGTACGCGCTGGAGGGCTGA
- a CDS encoding glycosyltransferase family 4 protein — translation MRALARKGKSAAVRLYRGYNRRRARNAPPPSTQRIRILLLHAYGMGGTIRTVFNLASYLAKEHDVEIVSILKEAEEPFFPIDPRVRFHFLDDRLSPSPDPLRAVLSKLPSRLIPKEESAFHRFNLWTDLKLARYIRSLDSGVLMATRPGLNLAMAQLAPPGVITIGQEHVALRTQAEPIQELIKWRYRRLDALVTLTKADLRDYRETLPKKPRKLTRIPNAVPPMSGDVAKLDAKVAIAVGRLTRIKGFHRLITAWESIAAAHPDWKLRIFGAGPQEDNLRQQIIDAGLEGKVELPGPTSDVGAELEKASIYVLSSRHEGFPMTILEAMAKGLAIVSFNSPHGPKEMITHEVDGLLVKPRTNANLAEAINRVIEDEQLRRDLAARALETAHAYDPDVIGQKWDALLAELLARRNGTYVRPQPPAEPESGTRSDAPESGMSDVLESGMSDVTPRSPSAPPARQ, via the coding sequence GTGCGCGCACTGGCACGCAAGGGAAAGTCGGCCGCGGTCCGGCTCTATCGGGGGTACAACCGGCGCAGGGCGCGCAACGCGCCGCCGCCCTCCACGCAGCGCATCCGCATCCTGCTGCTGCACGCCTACGGCATGGGCGGCACGATCAGGACCGTGTTCAACCTGGCGAGCTATCTGGCCAAAGAGCACGACGTGGAGATCGTGAGCATCCTGAAGGAGGCCGAGGAGCCGTTCTTCCCGATCGACCCGCGGGTCAGGTTCCACTTCCTCGACGACCGGCTCAGTCCCAGCCCCGACCCGCTGCGCGCGGTGCTGTCGAAGCTGCCCAGCAGGCTGATCCCCAAGGAGGAGTCGGCCTTCCACCGCTTCAACCTGTGGACCGACCTCAAGCTGGCCCGCTACATCCGCTCCCTCGACAGCGGCGTGCTGATGGCCACCCGGCCGGGGCTCAACCTGGCGATGGCCCAGTTGGCGCCGCCCGGCGTCATCACGATCGGGCAGGAGCACGTGGCGCTGCGCACCCAGGCCGAGCCGATCCAGGAGCTCATCAAGTGGCGCTACCGCCGCCTCGACGCCCTGGTCACCCTCACCAAGGCCGACCTGCGCGACTACCGTGAGACGCTACCGAAGAAGCCTCGCAAGCTGACACGCATCCCCAACGCCGTGCCACCCATGTCGGGGGACGTGGCCAAGCTCGACGCCAAGGTCGCCATCGCGGTCGGCCGCCTGACCCGCATCAAGGGCTTCCATCGGCTCATCACCGCCTGGGAGAGCATCGCCGCCGCCCACCCGGACTGGAAGCTGCGGATCTTCGGCGCCGGCCCGCAGGAGGACAACCTGCGCCAGCAGATCATCGACGCCGGGCTCGAGGGCAAGGTCGAGCTGCCCGGCCCCACCTCCGACGTGGGCGCCGAACTCGAGAAGGCCTCCATTTACGTGCTCAGCTCCCGCCACGAGGGCTTCCCCATGACGATCCTCGAGGCCATGGCCAAGGGGCTGGCGATCGTCAGTTTCAACAGCCCGCACGGCCCCAAGGAGATGATCACGCACGAGGTGGACGGGCTGCTGGTCAAGCCGCGTACCAACGCCAACCTGGCGGAGGCCATCAACCGGGTCATCGAGGACGAGCAACTGCGCAGGGACCTGGCCGCGCGGGCGCTGGAGACGGCGCACGCCTACGACCCGGACGTGATCGGGCAGAAGTGGGACGCGCTGCTGGCCGAGCTCCTGGCCCGCCGGAACGGAACCTACGTCAGGCCCCAGCCACCGGCCGAGCCCGAGTCCGGCACCAGGTCCGACGCACCCGAGTCCGGCATGTCCGACGTGCTCGAGTCCGGCATGTCCGACGTCACACCCCGGAGCCCGTCAGCTCCACCGGCTCGGCAATGA
- a CDS encoding SGNH/GDSL hydrolase family protein — translation MIARLGPILAAAVVLSGAAPAQAAAEPVPEIMAALGDSVSSGFNACGWYVSCTSRSWSTGDHREITSHYLRLSRLSGTLHKHNLNYAVPGSTSADLLGQVKKAVAAKADYVTILIGAQDACARTEQAMTPVATYRQRLEAALAELRAGMPSARVLIASIPDLRRLWQAGWRNPLARTFWTLGRICPTMLANPSSTKRADTERRTRVRERVIAYNRAAAQACAAYGPRCDTDGGAVFTFPFTLDHVSKWDFFHPSAAGQRALAELTFTNGFDWIDPR, via the coding sequence ATGATCGCTCGCCTGGGCCCCATCCTCGCCGCGGCCGTCGTCCTGTCCGGTGCAGCTCCGGCGCAGGCCGCCGCGGAGCCCGTACCCGAGATCATGGCCGCGCTCGGCGACTCCGTCTCCAGCGGCTTCAACGCCTGCGGCTGGTACGTCTCCTGCACCTCCCGCTCGTGGTCGACAGGTGACCATCGGGAGATCACCAGCCACTACCTGCGCCTGTCGAGGTTGTCTGGAACGCTCCACAAGCACAACCTCAACTACGCCGTCCCCGGCTCCACCAGCGCCGACCTGCTCGGCCAGGTGAAGAAGGCGGTCGCGGCCAAGGCCGACTACGTGACGATTCTCATAGGCGCCCAGGACGCGTGCGCGCGCACCGAGCAGGCCATGACTCCGGTGGCGACCTACCGGCAGCGCCTGGAGGCGGCGCTGGCCGAGCTGCGGGCCGGCATGCCCAGCGCGCGGGTGCTCATCGCCAGCATCCCCGACCTGCGGCGCTTGTGGCAGGCGGGCTGGCGCAACCCGCTGGCCAGGACGTTCTGGACACTGGGCCGCATCTGCCCCACGATGCTGGCCAACCCGTCCTCCACCAAGCGGGCCGACACCGAGCGCCGCACCCGGGTGCGCGAGCGGGTGATCGCCTACAACCGGGCCGCCGCCCAGGCCTGCGCCGCTTACGGTCCCCGCTGCGACACCGACGGCGGCGCCGTGTTCACCTTTCCCTTCACCCTCGACCACGTCAGCAAGTGGGACTTCTTCCACCCGAGCGCGGCCGGGCAGCGGGCGCTGGCCGAGCTGACGTTCACGAACGGCTTCGACTGGATCGACCCGCGTTAG
- a CDS encoding ATP-binding cassette domain-containing protein, with protein sequence MILETRGIGKTFGSVLALREVSMGVAAGQVVCVLGDNGAGKSTLIKILAGVHQHDAGTLLVDGAEVRFSSPRDALDRGIATVYQDLAMIPLMSVWRNFFLGSEPTKGLAFDVAQARRVAREELKAMGIDIRDVDQPVGTLSGGERQSVAIARAVHFGARVLILDEPTSALGVKQAGVVLRYIARARDRGLGVVFITHNPHHAYPVGDRFLLLNRGTSMGEYAKADITPQALTSLMAGGAELEELAHELKRQ encoded by the coding sequence TTGATCCTCGAGACCCGGGGCATCGGCAAGACGTTCGGCTCGGTGCTGGCGCTGCGCGAGGTGTCGATGGGCGTGGCGGCCGGGCAGGTCGTCTGCGTGCTCGGCGACAACGGCGCGGGCAAGTCCACGCTCATCAAGATCCTCGCCGGGGTCCACCAGCACGACGCGGGCACGCTGCTGGTGGACGGGGCGGAGGTGCGCTTCTCCAGCCCGCGTGACGCGCTCGACCGCGGCATCGCCACCGTCTACCAGGACCTGGCGATGATCCCGCTCATGTCGGTGTGGCGGAACTTCTTCCTCGGCTCCGAGCCGACCAAGGGCCTGGCCTTCGACGTGGCCCAGGCCCGCCGGGTGGCCCGCGAGGAGCTGAAGGCGATGGGCATCGACATCCGCGACGTCGACCAGCCGGTCGGCACGCTGTCCGGCGGGGAACGCCAGTCGGTGGCCATCGCCAGGGCCGTGCACTTCGGCGCCCGCGTGCTCATCCTCGACGAGCCCACCTCGGCGCTGGGCGTCAAGCAGGCGGGCGTGGTGCTGCGCTACATCGCCCGGGCCCGCGACCGGGGGCTCGGCGTGGTGTTCATCACCCACAACCCGCACCACGCCTACCCGGTGGGGGACCGGTTCCTGCTGCTCAACCGGGGGACCAGCATGGGCGAGTACGCCAAGGCCGACATCACGCCGCAGGCGCTGACCTCGCTCATGGCGGGCGGGGCGGAGCTGGAGGAGCTGGCACACGAGCTGAAACGACAATGA
- a CDS encoding ABC transporter permease produces the protein MTVTADERVAQVGLARRLLIRPELGAVVGMVVVFVFFAAQSPVFRSPDGIANWLDPAATLGIMAVAVALLMIGGEFDLSAGVLTGTSGLILVTLATRFGFNVWIAMLVGLVVALAVGLANGLVVTRTKLPSFIVTLGTFLMLQGINLGVTKAITGTVQVSGLRRASGFEGANAVLAGTIQIGGTSFRVAILWWILVTAVATWVLMRSKAGNWIFAVGGNEQAARAVGVPAVRTKIALFMTTAFAAWLVGSILALRYTSVQANIGIGQEFIYIIAAVIGGCLLTGGYGSAIGAAIGAVIFGMADKGIVFLGWDADWFTFFLGGMLLLATLANRLVRRYAEEVRH, from the coding sequence ATGACGGTCACGGCCGACGAGCGGGTCGCCCAGGTCGGGCTGGCCCGCCGCCTGCTGATCCGGCCCGAACTGGGCGCGGTCGTCGGCATGGTCGTGGTCTTCGTGTTCTTCGCCGCCCAGTCGCCGGTGTTCCGGTCGCCGGACGGCATCGCGAACTGGCTCGACCCGGCGGCCACGCTCGGCATCATGGCGGTCGCGGTCGCGTTGCTGATGATCGGCGGGGAGTTCGACCTGTCGGCAGGCGTGCTGACCGGCACGAGCGGCCTGATCCTGGTCACCCTGGCCACGCGCTTCGGGTTCAACGTGTGGATCGCCATGCTCGTCGGCCTGGTCGTGGCGCTGGCCGTGGGCCTCGCCAACGGGCTGGTCGTCACGCGGACCAAGCTGCCCAGCTTCATCGTCACGCTGGGCACGTTCCTGATGCTGCAGGGGATCAACCTCGGGGTCACGAAGGCCATCACCGGGACCGTGCAGGTCAGCGGCCTGCGCCGGGCCTCCGGGTTCGAGGGCGCGAACGCCGTCCTCGCCGGCACGATCCAGATCGGCGGGACGTCGTTCCGGGTGGCGATCCTGTGGTGGATCCTGGTCACCGCGGTGGCGACCTGGGTGCTCATGCGGTCCAAGGCCGGCAACTGGATCTTCGCGGTGGGCGGCAACGAGCAGGCCGCCCGCGCGGTCGGCGTGCCGGCCGTCCGTACGAAGATCGCCCTGTTCATGACGACGGCGTTCGCGGCGTGGCTGGTCGGCTCGATCCTGGCGCTGCGCTACACCTCCGTCCAGGCCAACATCGGCATCGGGCAGGAGTTCATCTACATCATCGCGGCCGTGATCGGCGGCTGCCTGCTCACCGGCGGGTACGGCTCCGCCATCGGGGCCGCCATCGGCGCGGTCATCTTCGGCATGGCCGACAAGGGCATCGTGTTCCTGGGCTGGGACGCCGACTGGTTCACGTTCTTCCTGGGCGGGATGTTGCTGCTGGCGACGCTGGCCAACCGCCTGGTCCGGCGCTACGCCGAGGAGGTGCGGCATTGA
- a CDS encoding S1C family serine protease, whose amino-acid sequence MADPLDAYSRVVSSVAAELLPKVASVRAGRGSGSAVVFTADGFLLTNAHVVGSSRAGTVAFGDGTSGDFVVVGRDPLSDLAVIRAQTATPAPAVLGDSDELVVGQLVVAVGTPLGLAGSVTAGVVSGLGRSLPARSGSNVRLIEDVIQTDAALNPGNSGGALADSRARVVGINTAVAGIGVGLAVPMNSTTRSIIAALIRDGRVRRAFLGLVTSPAPLPEQLRRRTGQDGALRVVEVVPGSPADQAGLRAGDLVLSAGRSPVGDAQSLQRLMFADAIGRPLPITVYRNGALVDVIAEPVELTGSGV is encoded by the coding sequence ATGGCGGATCCCCTCGACGCCTACTCGCGCGTCGTCTCTTCCGTGGCGGCCGAATTGCTGCCGAAGGTGGCCAGCGTGCGGGCCGGCCGGGGCAGCGGGTCCGCGGTGGTGTTCACCGCCGACGGGTTCCTGCTGACCAATGCGCACGTCGTCGGTTCCTCCCGTGCCGGAACGGTCGCGTTCGGCGACGGCACCTCGGGTGACTTCGTGGTGGTGGGTCGCGATCCGCTGTCGGATCTGGCCGTGATCAGGGCGCAGACGGCCACGCCGGCGCCCGCCGTGCTCGGCGACAGCGACGAGCTGGTCGTCGGGCAGCTGGTGGTGGCCGTGGGCACGCCGCTCGGGCTGGCCGGGTCGGTGACGGCCGGGGTGGTGTCGGGGCTGGGCCGGTCGTTGCCCGCACGCAGCGGGTCCAACGTGCGGCTGATCGAGGACGTGATTCAGACCGACGCGGCGCTCAACCCGGGCAACTCCGGCGGGGCGCTGGCCGACTCGCGGGCACGGGTGGTCGGGATCAACACGGCCGTGGCGGGGATCGGCGTGGGGCTGGCCGTGCCGATGAACAGCACGACCCGCTCCATCATCGCCGCGCTGATCAGGGACGGCCGGGTCAGGCGGGCGTTCCTCGGGCTGGTGACGTCACCGGCGCCGCTGCCCGAGCAGCTGCGGCGGCGTACCGGGCAGGACGGGGCGCTGCGCGTGGTCGAGGTGGTGCCGGGCTCGCCCGCCGACCAGGCCGGGCTACGGGCGGGCGACCTGGTGCTGAGCGCGGGCCGCAGCCCGGTGGGCGACGCGCAGAGCCTGCAGCGGCTGATGTTCGCCGACGCGATCGGGCGGCCGCTGCCGATCACCGTCTATCGCAACGGGGCGCTGGTCGACGTCATTGCCGAGCCGGTGGAGCTGACGGGCTCCGGGGTGTGA
- a CDS encoding IMPACT family protein: MPAPYLTLTTTVEHETEVRRSRFLCAVAPARSVEEAAAFIAGRRRAYADATHNCTAYVIGQRIQKGDDDGEPGGTAGTPMVQALVGRGFSDVVAVVTRYFGGVLLGAGGLVRAYGSAVTETLDRAEPVRMVPAKRVRVSVAHDQAGRVENDLRASRYAVEDVVYASDVTFAVAVGEDEVATFADWVATLTAGRARVDVGENVHVPA, encoded by the coding sequence GTGCCTGCTCCGTACCTCACTCTCACCACCACCGTCGAGCACGAGACCGAGGTGCGGCGATCGCGCTTCCTCTGCGCCGTGGCGCCAGCGCGGAGCGTGGAGGAGGCTGCGGCGTTCATCGCCGGGCGGCGGCGCGCATACGCCGACGCCACCCACAACTGCACCGCCTACGTCATCGGGCAGCGCATTCAGAAGGGCGACGACGACGGGGAGCCGGGCGGAACCGCGGGCACGCCGATGGTGCAGGCCCTGGTGGGGCGGGGGTTCAGCGACGTGGTGGCGGTGGTGACCCGCTATTTCGGCGGTGTGCTGCTGGGGGCGGGCGGGCTGGTGCGGGCCTACGGGTCGGCGGTGACGGAGACCCTGGACCGGGCCGAGCCGGTGCGGATGGTGCCGGCCAAGCGGGTGCGCGTCTCGGTGGCGCACGACCAGGCCGGGCGGGTGGAGAACGATCTGCGGGCCTCACGTTACGCGGTCGAGGACGTGGTGTACGCGAGCGACGTCACGTTCGCCGTCGCGGTGGGGGAGGACGAGGTGGCGACGTTCGCCGACTGGGTTGCCACGCTGACGGCCGGCCGGGCGCGCGTGGACGTGGGCGAGAACGTCCACGTCCCCGCCTGA
- a CDS encoding ArsR/SmtB family transcription factor yields MTDPRESVVVLDAKGLRALAHPVRVQLVDLLRKHGPSTATRLAERLGVNSGTASYHLRRLGAAGFVEEDTERGNARERWWRSVHRITRLTDEDGLPDREPEAVLTYMQSIAALYNLRVQQALNEMQTMPRPWRGAMDLSSHTLRLTVEETRRLREDLGEVLARYRRDGEQAPPGAARVYLMTQVLPEPDTAEES; encoded by the coding sequence ATGACCGATCCCCGAGAGAGCGTGGTCGTCCTCGACGCCAAAGGGCTGCGGGCGCTGGCCCATCCGGTCCGCGTACAGCTCGTCGACCTGCTGCGCAAGCACGGCCCGTCCACCGCCACCCGCCTGGCCGAGCGGCTCGGCGTGAACTCGGGCACCGCCAGCTACCACCTGCGCAGGCTGGGCGCGGCCGGGTTCGTCGAGGAGGACACCGAGCGCGGCAACGCGCGGGAGCGCTGGTGGCGCTCCGTCCACCGGATCACTCGCCTCACCGACGAGGACGGGTTGCCGGATCGGGAGCCGGAGGCGGTGCTGACGTACATGCAGTCCATCGCCGCCCTCTACAACCTGCGGGTCCAGCAGGCGCTGAATGAGATGCAGACCATGCCGCGGCCGTGGCGCGGCGCGATGGACCTGAGCTCCCACACCCTCCGCCTCACCGTGGAGGAGACCCGGCGACTGCGGGAGGACCTGGGCGAGGTCTTGGCGCGCTACCGGCGTGACGGCGAGCAGGCGCCGCCGGGCGCGGCCCGGGTCTACCTGATGACGCAGGTCCTGCCCGAGCCGGACACCGCAGAGGAATCGTGA